The DNA segment GCCACCCTCCTAATATGACGGTCCGTCAGATCTGGAGGGAAGAGCCGGAGGCAAGAGCCATGGACGCCAGCTTCACCCCCGAGCAGGACGAGATCCGCCGCACCCTCCGCGAGCTGCTGCACAGCCGCTGCGGCCCCCGCGAACTGCGTTCCGCCGTCGACACCCCCGCCGGACACGACCCGGCCCTGTGGACCGCCCTCGCCGAACAGCTCGGCCTGCCCGGGCTCGCCCTTCCCGAGGCGTACGGCGGGGTCGGCTGCACGGCGACCGAACTCGCCCTCGCCTGCGAGGAGACGGGCCGCGCGCTGGTCCCGTCCCCGCTGCTCGCCACCGCCGTTCTCGCCGCACCCCTGATCGCCGCCCTCGGCACCGAGGCCCAGCGCGCCGCGCTGCTGCCCCGCCTGGCCTCCGGCGCGCTCACCTCCACCCTCGCCGTCCCGGGCACCGCGCTGGCCGCCGCGCTCGCCCTGACCGGCGGCAACGGGGGTGACTGGGCCGGCGGCGGACGGGCCGGCGGTGTGCAGGCGCGGCGGGTCGAGGGCGGGTGGCGGCTGTACGGGCAGGTCGACCAGGTGCTGGACGGGCACAGCGCGGGGCTGCTGCTGGTGGCCGCGCACGCCGGGGGTTCGCCCGGTCGCGGACGCTGCTGTTCCTGGTGCCGGGGGACGCGGCGGGGGTCGTACGGGTGCGGCAGACCGCCCTGGACGCCACCCGGCCGCAGGGGCGGGTGCAACTGCGGGACGTGGAAGCCGAGTTGCTGGGGAGGAGGACGGTACCGATGTGATGGGTGCACTGACCGGTGCGGGGGACGGGGTCGCCGCCGTCCTCGCCTGTGAGGCCGTGGGCGCCGCCGACCGGGCGCTGGAGCGCACCGTGGCGTACGTCGGACAGCGGGAGCAGTTCGGGCGGGCCATCGGGTCGTTCCAGGCGGTGAAGCACCGGCTGGCGGATGTGTACGTGCAGGTGCAGGCGGCACGCTCGGCGGCCTATTACGCAGCGTGGGCTGCAACGCCCCCGAGGGACGCGGCCCCACCCGCGGAGCGCCTCGCCCTCGCGCAGGCCCTGGAAGCGCTGCGGATCGCGTCCGCCGAGGGGATCCAGTTGCACGGCGGCATCGGTTTCACCTGGGAGCACGAGGCGCACCTGTACTTCAAGCGGGCCGCCGGCGACGAGCTGCTCTTCGGGCCGGTGCACCGGCTGCGGGCGCACGCGGCCGCCGAGGCCCGGCTCTTCGGGACATCCGCGGTGCGGGAGGTGGCGGTGTGATCGGCGTGCGGCTCGTGCAGAAGGTGTCGTCGACCCGGGGCTTCGCCAAGGTCGCCCCTCATCTGATCCCCGCGCTCGACCGTGCCGTCCACCGGCTCACCCGCGGGAAGGTGCTGCTCAGCGCCCAGATGCTGCCCGGCGTGATCCTGACCTCGACGGGCGCCCGCAGCGGGCTGCCGCGCCGCACGCCGCTCGCGTGCATGCCTGAGGACGGCGGCCGTACCTGGATCCTCATCGGCTCCAACTTCGGCCGCCCCGGCCACCCGGCCTGGACCGCCAACCTGCTGGCCCACCCGGACGCCGAGGTGAGCTGGAAGGGCACCGACATCCCCGTCACGGCCCGCCTGCTGGAGGGCGAGGAGCGGGCGGCCACCTGGAAGACGGTGCTCCGGTTCTGGCCGCCGTACGCGACGTATCAGACGCGGGTGGAGCGGGAGATCCGGCTCTTCAGGATCGTCCGCAAGGACGAGGAACCCGGGCGGCCGTGACCGCTACAGCGTCGCCAGGCGCTGTACCAGCAGGAAGGCCCCGATGCCGAGCATCGCCGCCCCGGACGTGCGGGTGACCGCTCGTGCCGCGGCCGGCCGGGCGCCGAGGACCGCGCGGGCGGCCAGGCCCACGGTCAGGTAGACGGCGGCGCAGCACGCCATGTGGAGCAGCCCGAGTACGGCGGTCTGGGCGGGGACCGGCAGGTGGTCGCCCTTGGTCACCAGGAACTGGGGCAGGACCGAGAGGTAGAGCAGCAGGCCCTTGGGGTTCAGGCCGCTGATCGTGGCGCCGCGCAGGAAGGCGCGGGCCGGGCTGCTCGGGGCCACGGCCTCCTCTGAGGTCTCCGGCGTGCCCGGGCGGCGCAGCACGCTCCAGCCCAGCCAGACCAGGTACGCGGCGCCGGCTGCCGTCAGCGCGGTCAGCAGACCCGGCTCGCCCGCCACCAGCACCGCGAGGCCGGCCACCGCGAGGACCGTGTGCAGCGCGTACCCGGTGACCAGACCCGTCACCGCCATCACCGGTGAGCGCTCGCGCAGCCCGGCGGAGATCGCGTACGCCCAGTCGGCGCCCGGTACGCAGACGAGCAGCAGGTCGATGGCGAGGAAGGAAAGGAGCAGTCCGGAGTCCATAGTGGGGATATTAGGCGGGAATGGCCCAAAAGTGTTGTCGAAGTTTGCTCATGATCGCGAGTTGTGAGCAAATATCTTCTTCATGGACGACGTGGACCGGAAGATTCTTGCCGAGCTGCAGCAGGACGGGCGGCTGACCGTGAC comes from the Streptomyces sp. NBC_00443 genome and includes:
- a CDS encoding nitroreductase family deazaflavin-dependent oxidoreductase, giving the protein MIGVRLVQKVSSTRGFAKVAPHLIPALDRAVHRLTRGKVLLSAQMLPGVILTSTGARSGLPRRTPLACMPEDGGRTWILIGSNFGRPGHPAWTANLLAHPDAEVSWKGTDIPVTARLLEGEERAATWKTVLRFWPPYATYQTRVEREIRLFRIVRKDEEPGRP
- a CDS encoding LysE family translocator — encoded protein: MDSGLLLSFLAIDLLLVCVPGADWAYAISAGLRERSPVMAVTGLVTGYALHTVLAVAGLAVLVAGEPGLLTALTAAGAAYLVWLGWSVLRRPGTPETSEEAVAPSSPARAFLRGATISGLNPKGLLLYLSVLPQFLVTKGDHLPVPAQTAVLGLLHMACCAAVYLTVGLAARAVLGARPAAARAVTRTSGAAMLGIGAFLLVQRLATL